One window of Pseudochaenichthys georgianus chromosome 18, fPseGeo1.2, whole genome shotgun sequence genomic DNA carries:
- the LOC117463678 gene encoding cerebellin-1, with translation MPFLFPPLLPSLAPRSVVFIGLLLLVTWVPEKVNCQNDTEPMVLEGKCLVVCDSTPSAEPSGNALGMSVRSGSGRVAFSAIRNTNHEPSEMSNRTMTIYFDQILVNVGGHFDPARSIFEAPRKGVYSFSFHVVKVYNRQTIQVSLVLNGWPVISAFAGDQDVTREAATNAGLVIMERGDKTYLKLERGNLMGGWKYSTFSGFLVFPL, from the exons ATGCCCTTTCTATTTCCTCCCTTGTTGCCCTCCCTTGCCCCCCGCTCAGTCGTTTTCATTGGACTGCTGCTTCTGGTCACTTGGGTGCCCGAAAAGGTCAACTGCCAGAATGACACAGAGCCAATGGTATTGGAGGGAAAGTGTCTGGTGGTGTGCGACTCCACGCCGTCTGCGGAGCCGTCGGGGAACGCTTTGGGCATGTCGGTGAGGTCAGGAAGCGGCAGGGTTGCGTTTTCCGCCATTCGAAACACCAACCATGAACCCTCGGAGATGAGCAACCGCACGATGACCATCTACTTTGATCAG ATCCTAGTAAACGTTGGCGGCCATTTTGACCCAGCACGGAGTATCTTTGAGGCGCCTCGAAAAGGAGTCTACAGTTTCAGCTTTCATGTTGTCAAAGTGTACAACCGGCAGACAATACAA GTGAGTTTGGTTCTTAACGGCTGGCCGGTGATTTCAGCCTTCGCAGGCGACCAGGACGTGACCAGAGAAGCTGCCACTAATGCCGGCCTGGTGATAATGGAGCGAGGGGACAAGACGTACCTCAAACTGGAGAGGGGGAACCTGATGGGAGGCTGGAAGTACTCCACGTTCTCCGGGTTCCTGGTGTTCCCCTTGTAG